DNA from Bacillota bacterium:
GGTAGGTCAGGGGGCTTCCCTCTGGGCCTATTCCGGCACCACCCGGACCGTGAGCTCACCGGTTACATCGGTAAACAACCGAACGGTCACGCTGTGTTCACCCAGGGCTTTCAGGGGTTCTTTCAGTTCGATCCGCCTCTTATCTATGCTCACCCGCAGCTGTTTCTTAATAGCATCGGCAATATCCTGATTAGTGACCGAGCCAAAAAGACGCCCCCCTTCCCCGGCCCGAGCGGTGATAACCACAGTCTGCCCTGAGAGCCTCTCGGCCAGAGCACGGGCCTCTTCCTCGGCTCGGGCTTCTTTGGACGCTTGCACCTTGCGCTGTCGCTGCACTTCTTTTAAGCTGCCGGCGGTGGCCTCCTTGGCTAACCGACGCGGGAATAAGTAATTACGGGCATAGCCAGGGTTCACCTCAACCAGATCGCCCTGCTTACCTAACCGCGGTACATCTTGCTCCAAGATCACTTTCATTCGGTTTCACCTTCCTCTGTAAGATAAGCGTTTAATACCTGATCCAGTTTCTCCCGGGCCGAGGCCAAGGACAAGCCTTTAAGCTGAGCCCCGGCAATATTTAGGTGCCCGCCGCCACCTAGTTTTTCCATCAGCACCTGCACATTAACATCCCCTAAAGACCTGGCGCTTACCGCCGCTCCGTCTTTGAACGGGTAGATGACAAAAGAAGCCTTAACTTCTTCAATGTTCAGCAGTTCATTGGCTACCTGGGCCGCCAATAGCTGGCTGTCCCGGGCGCCGTCGCTGATTTCCGCTACTGCCAGGC
Protein-coding regions in this window:
- a CDS encoding 50S ribosomal protein L9, with the protein product MKVILEQDVPRLGKQGDLVEVNPGYARNYLFPRRLAKEATAGSLKEVQRQRKVQASKEARAEEEARALAERLSGQTVVITARAGEGGRLFGSVTNQDIADAIKKQLRVSIDKRRIELKEPLKALGEHSVTVRLFTDVTGELTVRVVPE